One Lentibacillus cibarius DNA window includes the following coding sequences:
- the mmgD gene encoding citrate synthase yields MKAQDTFVPGLEGVVAAETGISLLDTEKEKIVIRGYDLIDLSASKTYADLVYLLLEGTMPTDAERQAVELKLKKNYDVPPTVTDILKLLPKETHPMDGQRTAISVLAGYDKSLDDRSLDANKNRAYELLGQLPAITVNSYRILNQQEAIEPDPQLSYSANFLYMITGNKPTQMQAEIFDRSLLLYSEHEMPNSTFTSRVIASTNADMYGALSGAVASLKGNLHGGANEAVMHMLNEAGSVSEFEELLRDKLKQKEKIMGFGHRVYMKKMDPRASMMKQSLKQLCDLKGDSLLLDMCEAGEKLMAEEKGLYPNLDYYAAPVYWMLGIPIALYTPIFFSSRTAGLCAHIIEQHENNRLFRPRVKYTGARYE; encoded by the coding sequence ATGAAAGCACAGGATACATTTGTTCCAGGGTTAGAAGGGGTTGTTGCTGCTGAGACAGGAATCTCTCTTTTGGATACGGAAAAGGAGAAGATCGTTATCAGGGGCTATGATTTGATTGATTTATCAGCGAGCAAAACCTATGCTGATTTGGTTTACTTGCTGCTGGAGGGAACGATGCCGACTGATGCAGAGAGACAGGCGGTTGAGTTAAAATTGAAGAAAAATTACGATGTACCTCCAACCGTCACGGATATACTTAAGTTATTGCCGAAAGAAACGCACCCGATGGATGGACAGCGGACTGCGATATCCGTCTTGGCGGGGTACGATAAATCGCTTGATGATCGGTCGTTGGATGCGAATAAAAATAGGGCTTACGAACTTTTGGGGCAGCTTCCGGCGATTACAGTGAACAGTTACCGGATTTTGAATCAGCAGGAAGCGATAGAGCCGGATCCGCAGCTGTCATACAGTGCCAACTTTTTATATATGATTACAGGCAATAAACCTACCCAAATGCAAGCAGAGATTTTTGATCGTTCACTTCTATTGTATAGTGAACATGAAATGCCTAATTCAACATTTACTTCAAGAGTAATTGCCTCCACAAACGCTGATATGTATGGTGCGTTATCCGGAGCGGTTGCCTCCTTGAAAGGGAATTTGCATGGCGGTGCGAATGAAGCGGTGATGCACATGTTGAATGAAGCAGGTTCCGTAAGCGAGTTTGAGGAATTGCTCCGAGACAAGTTGAAACAAAAAGAAAAAATCATGGGTTTTGGACATCGTGTTTATATGAAGAAGATGGACCCAAGGGCATCCATGATGAAACAATCTCTGAAGCAGTTGTGTGATCTTAAAGGTGATTCACTGCTTCTTGACATGTGTGAAGCAGGAGAGAAGCTGATGGCGGAGGAAAAAGGTTTGTATCCGAATCTTGATTACTATGCCGCTCCGGTTTATTGGATGCTCGGTATTCCGATTGCCTTGTATACACCAATCTTCTTTAGTTCGAGAACGGCAGGTTTGTGTGCGCACATTATCGAACAGCATGAAAACAATCGTTTGTTCAGGCCAAGGGTGAAATATACCGGAGCACGATATGAGTAA
- a CDS encoding bifunctional 2-methylcitrate dehydratase/aconitate hydratase yields MEKVQEKPVADAILDEIADYVMHKEILSEEAFKTAHYVLIDTLGCGILALNYPECTKLMGPIVPGTMVPNGTRVPGTSYVLDPVQGAFNIGAMIRWLDYNDTWLAAEWGHPSDNLGGILAVADYVSRERIQKGQDPVTVREVLEMMIKAHEIQGILALENSLNRVGLDHVLYVKVATAAVVTKMLGGSKQEIINALSHAWIDNSSLRTYRHAPNTGSRKSWAAGDATSRGVRLAMMAVKGEMGYETPLSAPGWGFQDVLFNKQELVLPQPLNSYVMENVLFKVSFPAEFHAQTAAEAAVDLYPQVKGRLDEIDKITITTHESAIRIIDKQGPLYNPADRDHCIQYITAVGLIKGTITAEDYEDWAAADPMIDQLREKMVLTENEAYTKDYLDPDKRSIANAVQVHFHDGTVTDNVEYEYPLGHRFRRDEAMPALRKKYVNNLATKYSKKQLQEIEEVSYDYKKLSTMKVNEFMELFVPTSV; encoded by the coding sequence ATGGAAAAAGTACAAGAAAAACCTGTTGCAGATGCGATTTTGGATGAGATCGCTGATTATGTGATGCATAAAGAGATATTAAGTGAAGAAGCATTTAAGACTGCCCATTATGTATTGATTGATACGTTAGGATGCGGGATACTTGCATTAAATTATCCTGAATGTACAAAACTTATGGGACCGATCGTGCCGGGGACAATGGTGCCAAATGGGACGCGTGTTCCAGGAACATCTTATGTGCTTGATCCGGTGCAGGGTGCATTCAATATTGGTGCTATGATCCGCTGGTTGGATTACAACGATACATGGCTGGCCGCTGAATGGGGACACCCTTCCGATAATCTAGGAGGAATCCTAGCCGTTGCTGATTATGTCAGCAGGGAGCGCATTCAAAAGGGACAAGATCCGGTAACTGTTCGGGAAGTGCTGGAGATGATGATTAAGGCACATGAAATCCAAGGTATCCTTGCTCTGGAAAACAGTTTGAATCGTGTTGGGCTTGATCATGTATTATACGTGAAAGTGGCCACAGCCGCCGTCGTTACAAAAATGTTAGGTGGCAGCAAACAGGAAATTATCAACGCATTATCTCATGCATGGATTGATAATTCCAGCCTACGCACATACCGTCATGCACCGAATACCGGCTCCCGCAAATCGTGGGCGGCAGGAGATGCCACTAGCAGGGGAGTTCGTTTGGCAATGATGGCTGTCAAAGGAGAAATGGGTTATGAAACGCCATTATCCGCACCTGGATGGGGTTTTCAGGATGTATTATTTAATAAACAGGAACTTGTATTGCCGCAGCCATTGAACAGTTATGTTATGGAAAATGTATTGTTCAAAGTATCTTTTCCAGCTGAATTTCATGCTCAGACCGCTGCTGAAGCCGCTGTAGACCTGTACCCACAGGTTAAAGGCAGACTGGATGAAATCGATAAGATAACTATCACGACACATGAATCCGCAATCAGAATTATCGATAAACAGGGGCCACTTTATAATCCAGCAGACCGAGACCATTGTATCCAGTACATTACAGCTGTAGGGCTAATAAAGGGTACGATTACGGCGGAAGATTATGAAGACTGGGCGGCCGCTGATCCAATGATTGACCAATTGCGTGAAAAAATGGTTCTGACAGAAAACGAGGCATACACAAAAGATTATCTTGATCCGGATAAACGCTCAATCGCCAATGCGGTGCAAGTTCATTTTCATGATGGCACGGTAACTGATAATGTGGAGTATGAATACCCATTGGGCCACAGATTCCGCAGAGATGAGGCAATGCCGGCATTAAGAAAAAAGTATGTAAACAATCTGGCAACCAAATATTCAAAAAAGCAATTGCAGGAAATAGAAGAAGTAAGTTATGATTATAAAAAACTTTCAACGATGAAAGTCAACGAATTTATGGAACTTTTTGTTCCAACGTCAGTATAA
- the prpB gene encoding methylisocitrate lyase, translated as MVWIVDQSATQEELADQFKELIRKEEILQIPGAHDAMAALVAKKSGFQSLYLSGGAYTASLGFPDLGIVTSTETAGRAKELIRAANLPVLVDIDTGFGGVLNVARTAAEMYEAKVAAVQIEDQQLPKKCGHLNGKQLVTKEEMAQKIQAIKKTAPSLVVVARTDAKAVEGMDSAVERAEAYIEAGADAIFPEALQTEEEFRLFASKIDVPLLANMTEFGKTPYYKAEEFQDMGYSMVIYPVTSLRVAAKAYERVFQAIMEEGTQKNCLDDMQTRQELYEINGLDEFEELDGNIAKTVLSEK; from the coding sequence ATGGTATGGATAGTTGATCAGTCCGCAACACAGGAGGAATTAGCAGATCAATTTAAAGAACTGATCAGGAAGGAGGAAATTTTACAGATTCCCGGTGCCCATGACGCCATGGCCGCGCTGGTGGCAAAAAAGTCAGGTTTTCAATCCCTTTATTTATCTGGGGGGGCATATACTGCAAGTCTCGGTTTTCCTGATTTGGGAATCGTTACCTCAACGGAAACGGCAGGACGGGCCAAAGAACTAATCCGCGCTGCCAATCTACCGGTATTGGTCGATATAGATACTGGTTTCGGGGGCGTTTTAAATGTCGCGCGTACAGCAGCTGAAATGTATGAAGCAAAAGTGGCTGCGGTTCAGATAGAAGATCAGCAGCTTCCAAAAAAATGTGGACATTTGAATGGAAAACAGTTAGTGACAAAAGAAGAGATGGCCCAAAAAATCCAAGCTATTAAAAAGACAGCACCTTCTCTTGTTGTTGTTGCTCGGACGGATGCCAAGGCTGTTGAAGGAATGGATTCAGCTGTTGAACGGGCGGAAGCGTATATCGAAGCAGGTGCCGACGCAATTTTTCCGGAAGCATTACAGACAGAAGAGGAATTCCGTTTATTTGCATCAAAAATCGATGTTCCGCTACTTGCCAATATGACGGAATTTGGGAAAACACCATATTACAAAGCAGAGGAATTTCAGGATATGGGCTACAGCATGGTGATTTATCCGGTCACGTCATTGCGGGTAGCTGCCAAGGCATATGAACGGGTGTTCCAGGCAATCATGGAGGAAGGCACACAGAAGAATTGCCTTGATGATATGCAAACACGGCAAGAGTTATACGAAATAAACGGCTTGGATGAGTTTGAGGAGCTTGACGGTAATATTGCGAAGACCGTTTTAAGTGAAAAATAA
- the brnQ gene encoding branched-chain amino acid transport system II carrier protein gives MNKLTYKELMFISLMLFSMFFGAGNLIFPAFLGRSAGMEMWVSLSGFIITAVGLPILGVITVGKVGSLNTLCSRVHPWFALVFPILIYLSIGPGLAIPRAGTIAYEMGMSPFLPADLADKPMMLFLYTILFFSIVLGLSLSPSKLVDRFGKLLTPILLTLIFIIFIKAVVTPIGSFKTPNATYDKHSFFQGFLDGYLTMDALAALVFGIVVVNTIRSKGITRSSFISKYMIVAGLGAGALLASIYSILGYLGASSSTIGEAENGAQVLTIVMNALFGQMGTALLGLLFTLACLCVSIGLVISCSQFFSGIFSVLSYKAWTVVMTIASLGVANLGLNQILAVSEPILGAIYPIAVVLIILGLLGNIARSVYLSTIVFTGLFSLTETINHIFLRDSLDELLAYIPLYQAGVGWILPALLGCMVGLVISVLYKPTTAQNLSYTKDIG, from the coding sequence ATGAATAAGCTGACATATAAAGAACTCATGTTCATTAGTCTTATGTTATTTTCCATGTTTTTTGGAGCGGGAAACTTAATTTTTCCAGCTTTCTTAGGGCGTTCGGCCGGAATGGAGATGTGGGTTTCCCTTAGTGGCTTTATTATTACAGCTGTAGGATTACCTATTCTGGGAGTAATCACGGTTGGGAAGGTTGGTAGCCTGAACACGTTATGTTCCCGGGTTCATCCTTGGTTTGCACTTGTTTTTCCGATTTTAATCTACCTTTCGATTGGTCCAGGCCTAGCAATCCCAAGGGCAGGAACGATTGCTTATGAAATGGGAATGAGTCCATTTTTGCCAGCAGATTTAGCGGATAAGCCAATGATGCTGTTTCTATATACTATTCTATTTTTCTCAATCGTACTAGGCTTAAGTTTATCACCATCTAAGCTTGTGGACCGATTTGGTAAATTACTCACGCCTATACTGTTAACGTTAATCTTCATCATTTTTATCAAAGCTGTTGTCACACCTATCGGGTCGTTCAAAACGCCGAATGCCACCTATGATAAGCATTCTTTTTTTCAAGGTTTTTTGGATGGGTATTTAACGATGGATGCCCTAGCTGCACTTGTTTTTGGGATTGTCGTAGTTAATACTATTCGTTCCAAAGGTATAACACGTTCGTCATTCATTTCTAAGTATATGATAGTTGCAGGACTTGGCGCCGGAGCGTTACTGGCTTCTATTTATAGTATTCTGGGTTATCTTGGTGCTTCCAGCTCTACAATAGGGGAGGCAGAAAATGGCGCGCAAGTGTTAACGATTGTCATGAACGCGTTATTTGGCCAAATGGGAACGGCGTTATTAGGTCTGTTATTCACGTTAGCTTGTTTATGTGTTTCGATTGGTTTGGTTATTTCATGTAGTCAATTTTTTTCCGGGATTTTTTCTGTCCTTTCTTATAAAGCTTGGACAGTGGTAATGACCATTGCCAGTCTGGGCGTAGCAAATTTGGGATTGAATCAAATTCTAGCAGTCTCAGAACCAATATTGGGTGCAATCTACCCGATAGCTGTTGTTCTCATTATACTAGGATTGCTTGGGAACATTGCCCGGTCAGTCTATCTTTCAACCATTGTGTTTACAGGTTTATTCAGCTTGACTGAAACAATAAACCATATCTTTTTACGTGATTCATTAGATGAACTATTAGCATATATCCCACTATATCAGGCAGGAGTCGGTTGGATACTACCCGCTTTGCTTGGATGTATGGTCGGGTTAGTCATCTCTGTATTGTACAAGCCGACTACAGCGCAGAACTTGAGTTATACAAAAGATATAGGTTAA
- a CDS encoding FMN-binding glutamate synthase family protein: protein MTNGLLITIIVIIGAALVVPLYFFLRIYSHDVKQKQHSILRNFPVLGKVRYILEKVGPEFRQYLFHNNNEGRPFNRREFEYVYKAAKYNDRMIGYGSERPYNEEGMYIVNSMFPKQQEEMKIDQFPKINTRLYKIDNENLFSRKEHTEKGDLDPFYLAEDDTIILGKHTVRNPFTIKGFIGQSAMSYGSLGDHAITALSKGLGLAGGTWMNTGEGSVSPYHLAGDVDMIMQVSSGLFGVRTVDGAFSWEAFKQKSEIKQIKAFELKLAQGAKQRGGHVDGKKVTEEIAEIRHVTPWETINSPNRFHEFDDARGLLAFLDRMRDVGGKPVGTKIVIGDEAQIEDYVKTMKELDIVPDFITLDGGDGGSGATYYGLAEAVGLPTFAGLPLLDDMLKKYGLRDRTHIIASGKLLTPDKIVMALTLGADMVNIARGFMLSVGCIMAQVCHTNKCPAGVATTDPKLQNGLSVEEKKFRVCNYLIALRQSVFEMAAVAGIDSPRKFDREHIVYKDRFNAVTKMNNYSGIS from the coding sequence ATGACAAATGGATTATTAATTACTATTATCGTAATCATAGGAGCGGCGCTTGTTGTACCGCTATATTTTTTTCTACGTATCTATTCCCACGATGTAAAACAGAAACAACATTCTATATTAAGAAACTTCCCTGTGTTGGGAAAGGTTCGCTATATCCTAGAAAAGGTAGGTCCGGAATTTAGACAATATTTATTTCATAACAACAATGAGGGAAGGCCGTTTAACCGGAGAGAGTTTGAGTATGTATATAAAGCAGCCAAATATAATGATCGGATGATTGGTTATGGATCAGAGCGCCCATACAATGAAGAAGGAATGTATATCGTCAACAGTATGTTTCCTAAGCAACAGGAAGAAATGAAAATCGACCAATTCCCAAAAATTAATACTAGATTATACAAAATAGATAATGAAAACTTATTTAGTCGTAAGGAACACACGGAAAAAGGCGATTTAGACCCTTTTTACTTAGCCGAGGATGACACTATTATTCTTGGTAAGCATACCGTTAGAAACCCATTTACAATTAAGGGGTTCATCGGACAATCCGCCATGAGCTATGGTTCATTAGGAGATCATGCAATTACAGCCTTGTCAAAAGGGTTGGGGCTTGCTGGAGGAACATGGATGAATACAGGAGAAGGTAGTGTCTCGCCTTATCATTTGGCTGGTGATGTTGACATGATCATGCAAGTCAGCTCTGGGTTATTCGGTGTACGTACGGTTGATGGAGCATTTTCCTGGGAAGCATTTAAACAAAAAAGTGAAATAAAACAAATAAAGGCATTTGAATTAAAGCTAGCCCAAGGCGCAAAACAGCGAGGCGGTCATGTTGATGGTAAGAAGGTGACAGAGGAAATAGCTGAAATTCGCCACGTCACACCATGGGAGACAATCAATAGTCCCAATCGTTTTCATGAATTCGATGATGCTAGAGGCTTATTAGCGTTTCTAGATAGAATGCGGGATGTCGGCGGCAAACCAGTGGGAACTAAGATTGTAATCGGTGATGAAGCACAAATTGAAGACTATGTTAAGACCATGAAAGAATTAGATATCGTACCCGATTTTATAACATTAGATGGTGGAGATGGTGGTTCAGGTGCAACCTACTATGGATTAGCAGAGGCAGTTGGCTTACCAACATTTGCAGGACTACCATTACTTGATGATATGTTAAAAAAATATGGTTTACGTGATCGCACCCATATTATTGCCTCCGGGAAATTATTGACACCGGATAAAATAGTAATGGCTTTAACACTAGGTGCTGACATGGTTAATATTGCCCGTGGCTTTATGTTAAGTGTAGGGTGCATTATGGCGCAGGTTTGTCATACAAATAAATGCCCTGCCGGTGTTGCTACAACAGATCCTAAATTACAAAATGGATTAAGTGTCGAAGAAAAGAAATTCCGCGTATGTAACTATTTAATCGCATTGCGGCAAAGTGTTTTTGAAATGGCTGCGGTAGCCGGAATTGATTCCCCACGAAAGTTTGACAGAGAACACATCGTATATAAAGATCGATTTAACGCAGTAACTAAAATGAATAATTATTCCGGAATAAGTTAA
- a CDS encoding DMT family transporter: MLKTYMWLTFCVTAWGSNFVFGKILVNDFSPAVLTSLRLLFIVLFLIIFILPTQGLRKISIRDWAWIFLLGVVGVFINQLTFFKGLVTADSTSSALILATAPILTGFLASAFLKETFTSRMLFGSVVAIIGIYFVVTKGGATLYFEPGLLWIVGTMVSFAILIIITRMLSQRVSPVITTFYSNVTGFIVSLPFVFVMDDPVELSEDWQGWGLLIVTAIVVHGIATLIWNQNIRYADASKASILSNLEPFIAMIMGVILLQKPITTPEIIGSLFIVGGVMFATYQRRKRSRQVLRE, translated from the coding sequence ATGCTCAAAACGTATATGTGGCTGACATTCTGTGTGACCGCCTGGGGAAGCAATTTTGTCTTCGGGAAAATACTTGTAAATGACTTCTCGCCAGCCGTTCTAACATCACTCCGATTATTGTTCATCGTCCTTTTCCTAATTATATTTATTTTACCAACACAAGGACTTCGGAAAATTTCAATCCGTGATTGGGCATGGATCTTTCTGCTTGGTGTCGTCGGGGTATTTATCAATCAGCTAACATTTTTTAAAGGACTCGTGACGGCAGATTCCACCTCTTCGGCACTGATTCTTGCCACAGCTCCTATATTGACAGGATTTTTAGCATCTGCCTTTCTGAAGGAAACATTCACATCACGTATGCTCTTTGGATCCGTTGTGGCGATTATTGGTATTTATTTTGTGGTGACCAAAGGAGGAGCGACACTCTATTTTGAACCAGGTTTATTGTGGATTGTCGGCACAATGGTGTCATTTGCCATTCTGATTATTATTACACGTATGTTGTCACAACGCGTAAGTCCTGTCATCACAACGTTTTATTCCAATGTCACGGGTTTTATTGTGTCATTACCTTTCGTATTTGTCATGGATGATCCCGTGGAACTGAGCGAGGATTGGCAAGGCTGGGGACTTCTGATCGTGACAGCAATTGTAGTTCATGGCATCGCAACACTGATATGGAATCAAAACATCCGTTATGCCGATGCATCCAAGGCCTCCATTTTATCCAACCTGGAGCCGTTCATTGCGATGATCATGGGAGTTATTTTGCTGCAAAAACCAATCACCACTCCGGAAATAATTGGTTCACTGTTTATTGTTGGCGGTGTAATGTTTGCGACCTACCAACGCCGGAAACGAAGCCGTCAAGTGCTGCGGGAGTAA
- a CDS encoding sodium:calcium antiporter codes for MVYVWFVLAAAVTVFTARKLSRYADVISEKTAMGGMAVGTILLAGATSLPEVTTSFSAVMIDNIDIAIGNMVGSNLFNVFILGAFDLFYRRQQLFHLASRNHKYTASLGFILMMLVSLALMLRVDYTIAEIGVDALLIIIVYIVGMVVISKLPPPALHHEETADAQDSSGDKESISVGHAFAGFVVSALIILGTGTLLSVTGDQIAVMTGMGSSFVGSFLIAATTSLPEGVSVLAALRLKNVNLAVGAILGSNMMNMLILALSDVVYREGSMLADGSRSLVLSVIGGMILVLVVIGALTRKRSQSAMTYSIPSMLIITGYFVVQYMVFTS; via the coding sequence GTGGTATATGTATGGTTCGTATTAGCAGCTGCGGTAACGGTTTTTACGGCGAGAAAATTATCACGATATGCGGATGTTATCAGTGAAAAAACGGCGATGGGCGGTATGGCTGTTGGAACGATTCTGCTAGCTGGTGCGACATCGCTTCCGGAAGTGACCACCAGTTTTTCGGCGGTAATGATTGATAATATTGATATAGCGATTGGGAATATGGTTGGATCCAATCTTTTTAACGTATTCATACTTGGCGCTTTCGATTTGTTTTATAGAAGGCAGCAACTATTTCACCTTGCCAGCAGGAATCATAAATATACAGCATCGTTAGGGTTCATACTGATGATGTTGGTTTCATTGGCACTGATGTTACGTGTGGATTATACTATAGCCGAAATAGGTGTGGACGCATTACTGATTATAATTGTTTATATTGTCGGTATGGTGGTCATCAGTAAACTGCCACCGCCTGCTCTCCATCACGAAGAAACAGCTGATGCACAAGATTCGAGCGGAGACAAAGAGTCCATTTCTGTTGGACATGCATTCGCGGGTTTTGTTGTGTCGGCATTGATTATCCTAGGAACAGGAACACTGCTTTCGGTGACGGGGGACCAAATTGCTGTTATGACCGGAATGGGTTCCAGTTTTGTTGGCAGTTTTCTCATAGCTGCAACAACCTCCTTGCCGGAAGGGGTGTCGGTCTTAGCAGCACTAAGGTTGAAAAATGTGAATTTAGCCGTCGGCGCTATTCTTGGCAGTAATATGATGAACATGCTGATTCTTGCCTTATCAGATGTGGTTTACAGAGAAGGATCGATGTTAGCTGATGGAAGCAGGTCACTTGTACTGTCCGTGATTGGTGGGATGATACTTGTCTTGGTTGTTATTGGGGCTCTAACGCGGAAACGTTCGCAATCCGCAATGACCTACAGCATTCCTTCTATGCTGATTATAACCGGCTATTTTGTCGTTCAGTATATGGTATTTACAAGCTGA